In Pseudovibrio brasiliensis, the following are encoded in one genomic region:
- a CDS encoding YgjV family protein translates to MNMELVGYLASITVMTSLLMGNVLWLRVINMIGCILFTIYGVAVDAYPVVLLNGMCVFINIYHLAKLRKQQQQALTPAEA, encoded by the coding sequence ATGAATATGGAACTTGTAGGCTATCTGGCCTCAATCACCGTGATGACTTCCCTTCTGATGGGCAACGTCCTGTGGCTTCGTGTGATCAACATGATCGGTTGTATCCTGTTCACCATCTATGGTGTTGCAGTTGATGCTTACCCGGTTGTTTTGCTCAACGGCATGTGCGTGTTCATCAACATTTACCACTTGGCAAAATTGAGAAAGCAACAACAACAAGCACTTACGCCAGCAGAAGCGTAA
- a CDS encoding LysR family transcriptional regulator, protein MMKRIVYFNAVMEEQSITEASRRFDLQPSSISRQIASLEEELGVRLLNRNTRKVSPTEAGLRFYSYSRQILSDLDEAKRAISDLQQEPQGTLTISSTVGFGETVILPLVPAFMAEYPKLKIKVELTERVVDLIEEGVDVAVRSGTLADSSLIARHLLPNNFIICASPTYLKQAGTPETPQDLTQHRAIKYGYAGWANWFQISDKIERLTLSDTLETNSVNGQKQLILNHGGLALIPHWAIRQELATGELVQVLPDLTFSPHGQQTSTYAIYLKRELISPKIKVFMDYITKSIRTAS, encoded by the coding sequence ATGATGAAGCGCATTGTCTACTTCAACGCTGTCATGGAGGAGCAAAGCATCACGGAAGCAAGCCGCCGCTTTGATTTGCAGCCGTCCTCTATTTCCCGCCAGATTGCCAGCCTGGAAGAAGAACTCGGCGTTCGTCTCCTCAACCGGAATACAAGAAAGGTCTCGCCCACTGAGGCAGGCCTGCGGTTTTACAGCTACTCCCGGCAGATCCTCTCAGATCTCGATGAAGCCAAACGCGCAATCAGTGACTTGCAGCAGGAACCTCAAGGCACGCTTACCATAAGCTCCACTGTCGGCTTTGGTGAAACCGTTATCCTGCCGCTGGTGCCGGCCTTTATGGCGGAGTATCCGAAACTGAAGATTAAGGTTGAGTTGACCGAGCGGGTCGTGGACCTGATTGAGGAAGGCGTTGACGTGGCAGTCCGCAGTGGAACTCTGGCAGATTCCTCTCTCATTGCCCGCCACCTTTTACCAAACAACTTCATCATCTGCGCCAGCCCAACCTATCTGAAACAGGCAGGTACGCCGGAAACTCCGCAGGACCTGACCCAGCATCGTGCGATCAAATACGGCTATGCAGGTTGGGCCAACTGGTTCCAAATCTCAGATAAAATTGAGAGGCTTACTTTAAGCGACACTCTGGAAACGAACAGCGTCAACGGGCAGAAGCAACTGATCTTGAACCATGGAGGGCTTGCCCTCATTCCACACTGGGCTATACGCCAGGAACTGGCGACAGGGGAGTTGGTTCAGGTGCTCCCAGACCTGACCTTCAGCCCCCACGGCCAGCAGACATCCACCTACGCTATTTATCTGAAACGGGAACTCATCTCGCCCAAAATCAAAGTCTTCATGGACTACATCACCAAAAGCATCAGAACTGCGAGTTAA
- a CDS encoding nitroreductase family protein has protein sequence MSEMPPEEKRTPNEAWFESRWWWRVKMWLQWTSWLQYLPNLVVVLLLLVLAGIGALIGCWPIVLVDLPLVLAALLFLNLIFDVVTVRYGYHPEEPLPASLAHLDAFEIMRARVSCRSFQKRLMSEEHRQMVLSLAEQNSRPENCLSPSPIRFEYVDNPLVVWPAVGTREFLVAIAPREYHEMAVVDVGRSLQKVVIEATRQGLATCWIGPGADHKSIIKHLGARFDPEKDHIICVCAFGYRSRYIPLAIRLILKTQRHRLDVQDLFYADTGFAKPLNTNARPYRAFGRCYEVCQWSPSSYNAQPTRAVVLAENAKIQRVDFCAATHSRYYAMVALGIWLANWECGCEALGKVGRFEQLAPEMRGKEPFPDLPRYVISWVPEEIP, from the coding sequence ATGAGCGAAATGCCTCCTGAAGAAAAGCGCACGCCCAATGAAGCCTGGTTTGAATCCCGGTGGTGGTGGCGGGTGAAGATGTGGCTGCAATGGACCAGCTGGCTGCAGTATCTGCCCAATCTAGTGGTGGTACTGCTGCTGTTGGTGCTGGCCGGTATTGGGGCGCTGATTGGGTGCTGGCCGATTGTGCTTGTGGATCTGCCGCTTGTTCTTGCAGCGCTGTTGTTTCTCAATCTGATCTTCGATGTGGTGACGGTTCGGTATGGCTATCACCCGGAAGAGCCATTGCCGGCCAGCCTTGCGCATCTGGATGCGTTTGAGATAATGCGGGCGCGGGTTTCGTGCCGGTCTTTTCAGAAGCGGTTGATGAGTGAAGAGCATCGGCAGATGGTGCTTTCTCTGGCAGAGCAGAACAGCAGGCCGGAGAACTGTTTAAGCCCCTCCCCTATTCGCTTTGAGTATGTCGACAATCCGCTGGTTGTTTGGCCTGCGGTTGGAACGCGGGAGTTTCTGGTGGCCATTGCACCGCGTGAGTATCACGAGATGGCCGTGGTGGATGTGGGGCGCAGTTTGCAGAAGGTGGTGATTGAGGCTACGCGGCAAGGGCTGGCGACGTGCTGGATCGGGCCGGGGGCTGACCACAAAAGCATCATCAAGCATCTGGGTGCACGGTTTGATCCTGAGAAGGACCACATCATCTGCGTTTGTGCATTTGGGTATCGCTCCCGCTACATCCCGCTCGCCATCCGCCTCATCCTGAAAACACAGCGGCATCGGCTGGATGTGCAGGATCTATTTTATGCGGACACTGGCTTTGCCAAGCCGTTGAATACGAATGCACGGCCTTACCGGGCGTTTGGGCGATGTTATGAGGTGTGCCAGTGGTCGCCGTCTTCCTACAACGCGCAGCCAACGCGCGCTGTTGTGTTGGCTGAGAATGCGAAGATACAGCGGGTGGATTTTTGTGCGGCGACGCATTCACGATACTACGCCATGGTGGCACTGGGGATCTGGCTGGCGAACTGGGAATGCGGGTGTGAGGCGCTTGGCAAGGTGGGGCGGTTTGAGCAGCTTGCGCCAGAGATGCGCGGCAAAGAGCCGTTTCCGGATTTGCCGCGCTATGTCATCTCATGGGTGCCCGAAGAGATACCTTAG
- the rocF gene encoding arginase encodes MKNTVVLVGAPVQTGTNIQGCLMGPDALRTAGLQVSLEALGYSVIDRGNILPEASRDRVHSNSAVHHLSETISWTEKLHDVALAEVREGHLPIFLGGDHSMAAGTVSGIARAAAEADEEQFVLWLDAHPDFHNLSTTTSGNLHGTPAAYFCGLSGFEGYYPELNTTIKPENICMMGLRSVDNAERAALQKTGIETYDMRRIDENGVVKPITEFLERVKAANGRLHLSFDVDFLDPDIAPAVGTTVPGGATFREAHLIMEMLCDSQLVTSVDLVELNPFLDVRGRTATLMTDLVCSLFGKQVLDHPNRA; translated from the coding sequence ATGAAGAATACCGTTGTGCTCGTCGGGGCACCTGTACAGACAGGAACCAACATTCAGGGCTGCTTGATGGGCCCGGATGCTCTGCGAACTGCCGGACTGCAAGTCTCCCTGGAAGCACTGGGCTATTCCGTTATAGACCGGGGCAACATTTTACCAGAGGCAAGTCGGGATCGGGTTCATTCCAATAGTGCTGTCCACCATTTGAGTGAAACAATCAGCTGGACTGAGAAGCTCCATGACGTCGCTCTGGCGGAAGTTCGTGAAGGTCATCTCCCGATCTTCCTTGGCGGGGATCATTCCATGGCTGCTGGGACTGTCAGCGGTATTGCCCGCGCGGCGGCAGAAGCTGATGAAGAGCAGTTTGTACTCTGGCTGGATGCACATCCTGATTTCCATAATCTCAGCACAACGACCAGCGGTAATCTGCACGGCACGCCCGCGGCTTACTTTTGTGGTCTCTCCGGTTTTGAGGGGTATTATCCGGAGCTGAACACAACAATTAAGCCAGAGAACATCTGCATGATGGGTTTGCGGTCCGTCGACAATGCAGAGCGGGCTGCCCTGCAGAAAACCGGCATTGAAACCTATGACATGCGCCGGATCGATGAGAACGGCGTAGTCAAGCCGATCACTGAGTTCCTGGAGCGTGTGAAGGCTGCCAATGGTCGCCTGCACCTGAGCTTTGATGTGGACTTTCTGGACCCGGACATTGCGCCAGCAGTGGGCACGACTGTTCCGGGCGGAGCGACCTTCCGTGAAGCACATCTGATTATGGAGATGCTTTGCGACAGTCAGCTGGTCACCTCTGTTGATCTGGTGGAGCTGAACCCATTCCTGGATGTGCGTGGCCGGACAGCGACTTTGATGACGGATCTGGTTTGCAGCTTGTTTGGCAAGCAGGTGCTGGACCACCCAAACCGCGCCTGA
- a CDS encoding cupin domain-containing protein: MSGASRRDFFKAAMAAGVGGAVATQASAAEYPSGPFWNNVPEPDLANKELPRFKFELEKTTGRVDGGSFGKEATVEQFPISTGIAGVSMRLAPGVARELHWHATAAEWAFVMKGQCRTTVINPNGQSSTDDFEPGDVWYFPRGHGHSIQCLGDEPCHFILIFDNGYFSEFGTFSITDWLGHTPKNLLAKNLGMPESAFADFPKTEAYFVHGVINSLH; this comes from the coding sequence ATGTCTGGCGCATCAAGACGGGACTTTTTCAAAGCTGCCATGGCAGCAGGTGTTGGCGGAGCAGTGGCAACACAAGCCTCCGCAGCTGAGTATCCATCAGGGCCATTCTGGAACAACGTTCCCGAACCAGACCTGGCAAACAAAGAGCTCCCGAGATTCAAGTTTGAGCTGGAGAAAACCACCGGACGTGTCGATGGCGGCAGCTTTGGTAAAGAGGCCACCGTAGAGCAATTCCCGATCTCAACGGGGATTGCCGGGGTGTCCATGCGTTTGGCTCCGGGTGTCGCCCGCGAACTGCACTGGCACGCAACGGCTGCGGAATGGGCCTTTGTTATGAAGGGACAGTGCCGAACCACTGTCATCAATCCCAATGGCCAGTCTTCGACAGATGACTTTGAGCCTGGTGATGTCTGGTACTTTCCAAGAGGGCATGGGCACTCCATCCAATGCCTGGGGGATGAACCCTGCCACTTCATCCTGATCTTTGATAACGGCTACTTCTCCGAGTTTGGCACCTTCAGCATTACCGACTGGCTTGGGCATACGCCAAAGAACCTGCTGGCCAAGAACCTCGGCATGCCAGAAAGCGCGTTTGCTGACTTCCCGAAAACCGAAGCCTACTTCGTGCACGGTGTCATCAACTCATTGCACTGA
- a CDS encoding zinc-dependent alcohol dehydrogenase family protein has product MKAMILNGLGASDVFELAELEKPRATAGHVVVKVCATSVNPLDTMLRSTETPWSENLPQVLHGDAAGIVEEVGIGVTRFNVGDRVYGCAGGVAGINGALSEYMLVDADLMAHKPNSLTMRQAAALPLVSITAWEALVQKLKVSADDKVLVHGATGGVGHIAVQLAKALGADVTTTSLAKNLAAAEKLGADHVVNAEVTSVAEYVAQHTGSEGFDAVFDTIAGEHIQKSFEAARMNGAVATILPIADVLQVALKGLSFHSVLMLIPMVTGKNRRAHSEILEQIAKLVDEGKITPLLDETEFSVLDVAKAHDRLQSGEAVGKVVISGFHAEA; this is encoded by the coding sequence ATGAAAGCGATGATTTTGAACGGTCTGGGCGCAAGCGATGTGTTTGAGCTGGCTGAACTGGAAAAACCAAGGGCCACTGCCGGGCATGTTGTTGTGAAAGTTTGCGCGACAAGTGTGAACCCGCTGGACACGATGCTGCGGTCCACTGAAACGCCGTGGTCGGAAAACCTTCCTCAAGTTCTGCATGGCGATGCTGCTGGCATTGTTGAGGAAGTTGGTATTGGCGTTACACGCTTCAACGTTGGTGACCGTGTGTATGGCTGCGCGGGTGGTGTGGCTGGCATCAATGGCGCTTTGAGTGAGTACATGCTGGTTGATGCAGATCTGATGGCTCACAAGCCCAACTCTTTGACCATGAGACAGGCAGCAGCGCTTCCGCTGGTTTCCATCACAGCCTGGGAAGCGCTGGTGCAGAAGCTGAAGGTATCTGCCGATGACAAGGTGTTGGTGCATGGCGCGACAGGTGGTGTTGGTCATATCGCCGTTCAGCTGGCAAAAGCGCTGGGAGCGGACGTGACGACGACATCCCTTGCAAAGAACCTTGCAGCCGCTGAGAAGCTAGGTGCGGATCATGTGGTGAATGCGGAGGTGACATCCGTTGCAGAGTACGTTGCTCAGCACACCGGCAGCGAAGGGTTTGATGCGGTTTTTGATACCATCGCCGGTGAGCACATTCAAAAGAGCTTTGAAGCGGCTCGCATGAACGGCGCGGTTGCTACAATCCTGCCGATTGCAGATGTGTTGCAGGTGGCGCTGAAAGGCCTGAGCTTCCACAGTGTTCTGATGCTGATCCCAATGGTGACGGGTAAGAACCGCCGTGCGCATAGCGAGATTTTGGAGCAGATTGCCAAGCTGGTGGATGAGGGCAAAATCACGCCGCTGCTGGATGAGACGGAGTTCAGCGTGCTGGACGTCGCCAAAGCCCATGACAGGCTGCAATCCGGTGAAGCTGTTGGCAAAGTTGTCATCAGCGGCTTCCATGCTGAAGCCTGA
- a CDS encoding Crp/Fnr family transcriptional regulator → MTIKSLAEIGHKEVLEWIKSGPFLLRHMEPGEYLLRQGQTLEHLYWIDDGYCTVSYTAANGRRFSHGRFNIEDRLYGEIEFLTGKPIQFDIRCDGPVSVRVIPIAELEALLVQHPHVGIWLSQCLADTYQGVMDRVTSHFMYPLAYNIAKDLMLRELGNKPPIQFERVFREAERFGCSERVYRRAVSQLIELGLVEKRGRELKVANKDKLQRYLSDEEER, encoded by the coding sequence ATGACAATTAAATCGCTCGCTGAAATTGGACACAAGGAAGTCTTGGAATGGATCAAATCTGGCCCGTTCCTTTTGCGCCATATGGAGCCGGGAGAGTACCTCCTCCGGCAAGGCCAGACCCTTGAGCACCTCTATTGGATCGACGACGGATATTGCACGGTCAGCTACACCGCAGCCAATGGGCGCCGCTTCAGTCATGGCCGCTTCAACATAGAAGATCGCCTCTACGGAGAGATTGAGTTCCTCACCGGCAAGCCGATCCAGTTTGATATTCGCTGTGATGGTCCGGTGAGTGTTCGCGTGATCCCGATTGCTGAGCTGGAAGCATTACTGGTTCAGCACCCGCATGTGGGCATCTGGCTCAGCCAATGTCTGGCAGACACCTATCAGGGCGTGATGGATCGGGTCACGTCGCATTTCATGTACCCGCTGGCCTACAACATTGCCAAAGATCTAATGCTCCGCGAGCTGGGCAACAAACCACCAATCCAGTTTGAGCGTGTCTTCCGGGAGGCTGAACGCTTCGGTTGTTCCGAACGCGTCTACCGCCGCGCCGTCAGCCAACTGATCGAGCTGGGCCTCGTCGAAAAACGAGGCCGCGAACTCAAAGTCGCCAACAAAGACAAACTGCAACGCTACCTCTCCGATGAAGAAGAGCGGTAG
- a CDS encoding MBL fold metallo-hydrolase, translated as MERIPAQKWYRTTKLADDITLIDEPYIKQFYRCNIWHVRGRHKDLLVDSGMGVVSLREHVALTSEKSVMAVASHTHFDHIGCQHEFPNRLVHKAEADLLAHPTRQNTLVEGCVADDIFDALPPEPYKSSAYAVEPAPASHLLEDGEVLSTGDRHFEVIHTPGHSPGGIALWEKATETLIAGDIVYDGPLVTDCYHSNMADYIASMKRLLDIPVRTIHGGHFPSFDGKRLHEIIDAFLKEHDK; from the coding sequence GTGGAACGCATTCCGGCTCAGAAGTGGTATCGCACCACGAAACTGGCAGATGACATTACGCTGATTGATGAGCCCTACATCAAGCAGTTTTACCGCTGCAACATCTGGCATGTGCGCGGTCGCCATAAGGACCTGCTGGTGGACAGCGGCATGGGCGTGGTCAGCCTGCGGGAGCACGTGGCCCTGACCTCAGAGAAATCCGTGATGGCCGTCGCCAGCCATACCCACTTTGACCATATCGGCTGTCAACACGAGTTCCCGAACCGTCTGGTCCATAAGGCTGAGGCCGATCTGCTTGCCCATCCAACCCGTCAGAACACGTTGGTCGAAGGATGTGTCGCAGACGATATCTTCGATGCCCTCCCGCCAGAACCCTACAAGTCTTCCGCATATGCTGTTGAACCAGCACCAGCCAGCCACCTGCTGGAAGATGGTGAAGTGCTCTCCACCGGTGATCGCCACTTCGAGGTTATCCATACCCCCGGCCACTCTCCGGGCGGCATCGCTTTGTGGGAGAAGGCAACCGAAACCTTGATCGCAGGAGACATCGTCTATGATGGCCCGCTAGTGACAGACTGCTATCACTCCAACATGGCAGACTACATCGCCAGCATGAAACGTCTGCTGGACATCCCAGTGCGCACTATTCACGGCGGCCACTTCCCCAGCTTCGACGGCAAACGCCTGCACGAAATCATAGATGCCTTCCTGAAGGAGCACGACAAATAG
- a CDS encoding nucleoside recognition protein yields MNSFIAASQKIAKDSVGLFWIMVKTMVPVMILVRILMELGMVDYLGVALEPLMGLMGLPAATGLVLAVGLLVSTYSAVAVMLTILPLVSLSVADVTVLLSVVLIAHALPLEQSISRRAGISFIFSSGLRFVVGITYGMVLNLFYSAGGWLQQPIRLDWLPFAPTIEETWLQWSYSSASLLFTMFWIILGLIIFLKLLELVKITDLIGWLLSPLLRLMGISKAATPITMVGVLLGLSYGGGLIIKEAQEGKLSSRDVVLSLSFMGICHGLIEDPLVMMAFGAHWSGALVGRFVFCVAAMALIGRLIQMMPEDAFNRFLYRPAKTAKAVG; encoded by the coding sequence ATGAATAGCTTTATCGCCGCCAGTCAGAAGATTGCGAAAGACTCCGTTGGCTTGTTCTGGATTATGGTCAAGACCATGGTTCCGGTGATGATCCTTGTGCGCATTCTGATGGAACTCGGAATGGTAGATTATCTGGGAGTTGCGCTTGAACCGCTGATGGGCCTGATGGGCTTGCCTGCTGCAACAGGGCTTGTGCTTGCTGTTGGTTTGCTAGTGAGCACCTATTCCGCAGTGGCTGTGATGTTGACAATTTTGCCATTGGTCTCGCTAAGTGTTGCTGACGTGACCGTGCTGCTTTCTGTGGTGCTGATTGCCCATGCATTGCCGCTGGAACAGAGTATTTCTCGCCGCGCTGGGATCAGTTTTATTTTTTCCTCCGGCCTTCGGTTCGTCGTGGGCATTACCTACGGCATGGTGCTGAACCTGTTTTACTCCGCAGGTGGCTGGCTGCAGCAGCCAATCCGGCTTGACTGGTTGCCTTTTGCACCAACCATTGAAGAGACATGGCTGCAATGGAGCTATTCCAGCGCGTCTCTGCTCTTCACTATGTTCTGGATCATTCTGGGGCTGATCATCTTTTTGAAGCTGCTGGAGCTGGTGAAAATCACCGACCTGATTGGCTGGCTGCTTTCGCCTTTGCTACGCCTTATGGGCATCAGCAAGGCGGCGACGCCGATCACCATGGTAGGCGTTTTGCTTGGGCTTTCTTATGGCGGTGGCCTCATCATCAAAGAAGCACAGGAAGGCAAGCTTTCTTCACGCGATGTGGTTCTGTCCCTCTCCTTTATGGGCATCTGTCACGGCTTGATTGAAGATCCGCTGGTGATGATGGCGTTTGGCGCGCACTGGTCTGGCGCATTGGTTGGCCGTTTTGTGTTCTGCGTTGCGGCGATGGCGCTGATTGGTCGCTTGATCCAGATGATGCCAGAGGATGCGTTCAACCGGTTCCTCTACCGCCCTGCGAAAACAGCCAAGGCGGTTGGCTGA
- a CDS encoding IS110 family transposase, translating into MTFLKTIPSCVVGIDVSKATLAVCEHGKQQVHVIANNCRSIRQFLSHQKPGLFVVLEPTGGYEALLVHELCAAGIACHRADTVKVKAFARSFGRLGKTDEMDARALAAYGSDRWQGLPVYELSDQHQSDLAALVARRQDLVSIQVAEKNRVQAPGCASVKHSCKIVLACIRRQLERLDQQIESLIQVSAGLSERMATYQSLPGVGPRTAIALMATMPELGTLTRRQAASLAGLAPHPNDSGTLRGYRKMRGGRPEVRKNLFMAALCASRLKGPLRDFYQRLIANGKKPIVAISALMRKIIVILNARMRDKISAMS; encoded by the coding sequence ATGACCTTTCTTAAAACCATTCCTTCCTGTGTTGTCGGCATTGATGTTTCCAAGGCCACGCTGGCTGTGTGTGAGCACGGCAAACAGCAAGTGCACGTGATTGCCAATAATTGTCGCTCCATTCGTCAGTTTCTCAGTCATCAAAAGCCTGGACTGTTTGTCGTGCTGGAACCAACAGGTGGGTATGAGGCTTTACTGGTCCATGAGTTATGTGCAGCCGGGATTGCATGTCACCGTGCCGATACGGTGAAAGTCAAAGCGTTTGCAAGGTCTTTTGGCCGCCTGGGCAAAACGGATGAAATGGATGCCAGAGCTCTTGCGGCATATGGTTCAGATCGCTGGCAGGGCCTGCCTGTTTATGAGCTGAGCGATCAACACCAAAGTGATCTGGCTGCCCTAGTGGCCCGCCGTCAGGATCTGGTGAGCATTCAGGTGGCGGAAAAGAACAGGGTTCAGGCCCCCGGATGTGCCAGTGTCAAACACTCCTGCAAGATTGTGCTGGCCTGCATCAGGCGTCAGCTGGAGCGGCTGGATCAACAGATCGAAAGCCTTATTCAGGTAAGCGCGGGCCTGTCTGAGCGCATGGCGACTTATCAATCGCTACCCGGTGTGGGACCGCGCACTGCCATTGCCTTAATGGCAACCATGCCGGAACTGGGAACACTCACACGCAGGCAAGCCGCTTCTCTGGCTGGGCTTGCTCCTCATCCCAATGACAGTGGGACATTGCGAGGGTACCGTAAAATGCGCGGCGGGCGACCGGAGGTCCGTAAGAACCTGTTCATGGCCGCCTTATGTGCTTCCCGTCTCAAAGGACCACTTCGGGATTTCTATCAACGCCTTATCGCAAATGGTAAGAAGCCAATTGTCGCAATCTCAGCCCTCATGAGAAAGATCATCGTTATCCTGAACGCAAGAATGAGAGACAAAATCAGTGCAATGAGTTGA
- a CDS encoding Lrp/AsnC family transcriptional regulator produces MDDIDQKIIAILRRNARASVSDLALELKISRSTVRARMERLKSVGDILGYTVVLRGDVFEQPVRGIMMIKIEGKGTQRIVDHLNKMTEVSALHTTNGKWDLILELGTDTLVHFDDVLRRIRLIDGISASETNLLLSTKRTSEARRNVLLD; encoded by the coding sequence TTGGATGATATAGATCAAAAAATCATCGCGATACTACGTAGGAATGCGCGGGCGAGTGTTTCTGATCTAGCCCTTGAGTTGAAGATATCTCGCTCAACGGTGCGCGCGCGCATGGAGCGTTTGAAATCAGTTGGTGATATCCTCGGCTACACAGTCGTGCTGCGCGGCGATGTCTTTGAGCAACCTGTTCGTGGCATAATGATGATCAAGATCGAGGGCAAAGGCACTCAGCGCATTGTCGATCACCTCAATAAGATGACTGAGGTCTCAGCTCTGCACACCACAAACGGCAAGTGGGATCTGATCCTGGAGCTGGGCACAGACACGCTGGTGCACTTCGATGATGTGCTGCGCCGCATCCGCCTGATCGACGGCATCTCCGCCAGTGAAACCAACCTCCTCCTCTCCACCAAACGCACCAGCGAAGCTCGCCGTAACGTTCTGCTGGATTAG
- the deoD gene encoding purine-nucleoside phosphorylase — translation MTPHINAQTGDFAETVLMPGDPLRAKYIAETYLENVREVTNVRNVLGFTGEYKGKPLSVMAHGMGMPSISIYAHELINFYGVKQLIRVGSCGGVDEELKLRDLIVATSASTNSAMIRDRFAGYDYAAAPDFELLKACSEAAKELDLSPRFGNILSGDLFYGSNPALLPAMQKMGVLAVEMEAAALFAIAAEFRVKALCVLTVSDHLITAEETSSEERQNSFNQMMELALETAYATTPDMADA, via the coding sequence ATGACACCGCATATCAACGCCCAGACTGGAGACTTTGCTGAAACAGTCCTCATGCCGGGTGATCCGCTTCGCGCAAAGTATATTGCAGAAACCTATCTGGAAAATGTACGCGAAGTTACAAACGTGCGTAACGTGCTTGGTTTTACTGGTGAATACAAAGGTAAACCACTTTCCGTTATGGCGCATGGTATGGGTATGCCATCCATCTCGATCTATGCACATGAGCTGATCAACTTTTACGGCGTCAAGCAGCTCATCCGCGTCGGCAGCTGCGGTGGTGTTGATGAAGAGCTGAAACTGCGCGATTTGATCGTTGCGACCAGCGCCAGCACCAACTCCGCAATGATCCGTGATCGCTTTGCAGGCTATGACTATGCTGCTGCTCCGGATTTTGAACTGCTGAAGGCTTGTTCTGAAGCTGCGAAAGAGCTCGACCTCTCACCGCGCTTCGGCAACATTCTCTCTGGTGACCTGTTCTACGGTTCCAATCCTGCTCTGCTACCAGCCATGCAGAAAATGGGCGTTCTGGCAGTTGAAATGGAAGCTGCGGCCCTGTTTGCCATTGCTGCGGAGTTCCGCGTGAAAGCACTTTGCGTGCTGACCGTTTCTGATCACCTGATCACTGCAGAAGAGACTTCTTCCGAAGAGCGCCAAAACAGCTTCAACCAGATGATGGAGCTCGCTCTGGAAACTGCTTATGCAACAACACCTGATATGGCTGACGCATAA
- a CDS encoding NIPSNAP family protein codes for MITCYVHYELEPGKVAEFEHYAKLWIPLVEKFGGQHHGYFLPHESANDLALALFSFPSLAAYEQYRKDSMEDEDCQKAYAYAEETQCIRRYDRQFLRPVLK; via the coding sequence GTGATTACCTGTTATGTGCATTATGAGTTGGAGCCGGGGAAGGTTGCTGAGTTTGAGCATTATGCCAAGCTCTGGATTCCGCTGGTGGAGAAGTTTGGCGGGCAGCATCATGGATATTTTCTGCCTCACGAAAGCGCAAATGATCTGGCGCTGGCTCTGTTCTCATTTCCATCCCTTGCAGCCTATGAGCAGTATCGCAAAGACAGCATGGAGGACGAAGACTGCCAGAAAGCCTATGCCTATGCTGAAGAGACACAGTGCATTCGCCGCTATGACAGGCAGTTTTTGCGGCCAGTACTGAAGTAA
- a CDS encoding class I SAM-dependent methyltransferase, producing the protein MPIAKIGSLMSVDVTQQYKTSSNLRTRANLHRRYANKNWFEWACKHMGFRENSKIADIGCGTGWFWTANQHALPEGLDVSLLDQSAQMVAEAKGALEALSAVQRVSGYVEKAEAIPFEDASCDVVMAMHMVYHLSDPDKAMDEMQRILKPDGRLVISLNSTSNLNQIYEINSRVFDVAPVDPSTLIAPPADVAGQLQQRFNSVTLLTYKDIYEIDDAETVFATLTSYPPGSEATEAQQTQLRAEISKCLEEHHGVMSSPHEVLLFVAQEPKAV; encoded by the coding sequence ATGCCTATTGCAAAGATTGGATCGCTTATGTCTGTCGATGTTACTCAGCAATACAAGACCAGCTCAAATCTTAGAACCCGCGCAAACCTGCACCGGCGTTATGCCAATAAAAACTGGTTTGAGTGGGCTTGCAAACACATGGGATTTCGCGAAAACAGCAAGATCGCAGACATTGGGTGTGGCACAGGCTGGTTCTGGACAGCCAATCAACATGCGTTGCCGGAGGGGCTGGATGTATCGCTGCTCGATCAATCCGCGCAGATGGTGGCTGAGGCCAAAGGAGCACTGGAAGCGCTTTCTGCTGTGCAGCGTGTTTCAGGTTATGTTGAAAAGGCTGAGGCAATCCCGTTTGAGGATGCTTCCTGCGATGTGGTGATGGCGATGCACATGGTCTATCACCTGTCAGATCCCGATAAAGCCATGGATGAGATGCAACGTATCCTGAAACCAGATGGGCGGCTTGTCATCTCGCTTAACAGCACATCCAATCTGAATCAGATTTATGAGATCAACAGCCGCGTATTTGATGTGGCTCCAGTTGACCCTTCCACTTTGATAGCACCACCTGCTGACGTTGCAGGCCAGCTGCAGCAGCGTTTCAACTCAGTCACACTGCTGACCTATAAAGATATCTACGAGATTGATGATGCTGAGACCGTGTTCGCAACCTTGACGTCCTACCCTCCTGGCAGTGAGGCGACGGAGGCACAACAGACGCAGTTGCGTGCTGAGATCAGCAAATGTCTGGAAGAGCACCACGGCGTTATGAGCTCACCGCATGAGGTGCTGTTGTTTGTGGCGCAAGAGCCAAAGGCGGTTTGA